The following are encoded in a window of Salinibacter ruber DSM 13855 genomic DNA:
- the mutY gene encoding A/G-specific adenine glycosylase: MLDWYDTHKRSMPWRETDDPYRIWVSEIMLQQTRVDTVRDYYHRFLEAFPTVEALADADRDTVLKHWEGLGFYARARHLHTAAQHVVDEHDGTVPSTMDAIKDLKGVGPYTAAAVLSIAYRKPHAVLDGNVTRVLSRVFAVDEDATTSAAEGHLRDLANELLDPDRPGDFNQAMMELGALVCTPRTPHCDRCPLNAVCRAHDAGTEEDYPITPESEPVPHEDIAVGLVFDDNDRLLIQRRPDEGLLGGLWEFPGGKQEGDESMEAACRREVREELGVGMTDVEPFYTLSHAYSHFKITLHAFRGRLADGPPEAREDQPFRWVTVDELDDYAFPRANRRLIEELVRRQTEPSLFD, encoded by the coding sequence TTGCTCGATTGGTACGACACGCACAAGCGGTCGATGCCCTGGCGCGAGACGGACGATCCGTACCGCATCTGGGTCTCGGAGATCATGCTCCAGCAAACGCGGGTCGACACCGTACGGGACTACTATCACCGCTTCCTGGAGGCGTTTCCCACGGTCGAGGCCCTCGCAGACGCCGATCGAGACACCGTCCTGAAACACTGGGAGGGCCTCGGGTTCTACGCCCGGGCCCGCCACCTCCACACGGCCGCCCAGCATGTCGTCGACGAGCACGACGGCACCGTCCCCAGTACGATGGATGCCATTAAGGACCTGAAGGGCGTGGGCCCATACACCGCCGCCGCGGTGCTCTCGATCGCGTACCGGAAGCCCCACGCCGTTCTCGACGGCAACGTGACGCGCGTGCTGAGTCGCGTGTTCGCGGTGGACGAGGACGCCACCACGAGCGCCGCCGAGGGCCACCTCCGCGACCTCGCCAACGAACTCCTCGACCCCGATCGCCCCGGCGACTTCAACCAGGCGATGATGGAGCTCGGCGCACTGGTCTGCACCCCCCGCACGCCCCACTGCGACCGCTGCCCACTCAACGCGGTATGCCGCGCCCACGACGCCGGAACGGAGGAGGACTACCCCATCACCCCCGAGTCCGAGCCGGTGCCCCACGAGGACATCGCCGTGGGCCTCGTGTTCGACGACAACGACCGGCTCCTCATTCAGCGCCGCCCCGACGAGGGGCTGCTCGGCGGGCTCTGGGAATTTCCGGGCGGGAAGCAGGAGGGCGACGAGTCGATGGAGGCGGCGTGTCGGCGGGAGGTCCGGGAGGAACTCGGCGTCGGGATGACGGACGTGGAGCCCTTCTACACCCTCTCCCACGCCTACTCCCACTTCAAAATTACCCTCCACGCCTTCCGCGGCCGCCTCGCGGACGGCCCGCCCGAGGCCCGCGAGGACCAGCCGTTCCGGTGGGTCACGGTCGACGAACTGGACGACTATGCCTTTCCCCGGGCCAACCGGCGGTTGATAGAGGAACTGGTGCGGCGGCAGACCGAGCCCTCGCTCTTCGATTGA
- a CDS encoding bifunctional acetate--CoA ligase family protein/GNAT family N-acetyltransferase, translating to MPDSSSVPSDTTPTSDPSYDLVGSRRQPLDAIFEPKNVAVIGASESPGSVGRTLLWNLVSNPFGGTVFPVNPKRDSVLGIEAYEGIGAVEADVDLAVIATPAPTVPGIVEQCGEAGVEGLVIVSAGFREVGEEGAALERDIKDIARTHGIRIVGPNCLGIMRPPNGLNATFAGSMANEGDVAFVSQSGALLTSILDWSFRENVGFSSFVSIGSMLDVDWGDMIEYLGDDPKTESIVLYMESIGNARSFLSAARDVAQSKPIIVIKAGRTDAAAEAAASHTGTLTGSDAVLNAAFRRSGVLRVDDINDLFYMAEVLSKQPRPEGRNLTILTNAGGPGVLATDALIGGGGELTPISEDATDAFDDILPGAWSHGNPVDILGDADPERYAESLEVAANDENSDGLLVVLTPQAMTEPTKTAEHLRPYARDNDKPILASWMGGDAVASGENILNESGLPTFAYPDTAARVFNHMWRYSYNLRALYETPSLPEDEPGLPDREAAAGIVQDTHESGRVLMTEHASKELLAAYGIPTVDSPVAETPEEAVAAAQEIGYPVVVKLHSTSITHKSDVGGVHLGLTSDADVEAAFAQVENNVAEGFDGVTVQPMIDRSDGYELIIGSSMDEQFGPVLLFGSGGQLVEVYQDRALGLPPLNRTLARRMMEQTQIYEALQGVRGREPVDLDALETLLVRFSQLVVEQPRVKEIDVNPLLARPGDDGLLALDARVVLHPYTKDDDELPTPAIRPYPRQYVGTHAMADSEEVTIRPIRPEDEPKLVTFHERLSERSVYLRYANLMKLEQRVAHDRLARICFIDYDREMALVAERPTEDGDDRIIGVGRLTQQPGRNEAEFAMLVIDEYQGEGIGTELLRRLVEVGTTEGLDRITADILQQNHAMQRVCEKLGFEVVRGDGREMVQAVKTL from the coding sequence ATGCCCGACTCGTCTAGCGTCCCCTCCGACACCACCCCCACGAGCGACCCGTCGTACGATCTGGTCGGCTCTCGCCGTCAGCCGCTCGACGCCATCTTTGAGCCGAAAAACGTGGCGGTGATTGGGGCGAGCGAGTCGCCCGGCAGCGTGGGGCGGACCCTGCTTTGGAATCTCGTGAGCAATCCGTTCGGGGGCACCGTCTTTCCGGTGAACCCGAAGCGGGACAGCGTGCTCGGCATCGAGGCGTACGAGGGCATCGGGGCCGTGGAGGCGGACGTGGATCTGGCCGTGATCGCCACCCCCGCGCCGACGGTGCCCGGCATTGTGGAGCAGTGCGGCGAGGCGGGCGTGGAGGGGCTTGTCATCGTGTCCGCCGGCTTTCGGGAAGTGGGGGAGGAGGGGGCGGCGCTCGAACGGGACATCAAGGACATTGCGCGGACGCACGGCATCCGCATCGTGGGGCCGAACTGCCTGGGGATCATGCGGCCGCCCAACGGCCTCAACGCCACCTTCGCCGGGTCGATGGCCAACGAGGGCGACGTGGCGTTCGTCAGCCAAAGCGGCGCGCTGCTTACATCAATTCTCGACTGGAGCTTCCGCGAGAACGTGGGCTTCAGTTCGTTCGTCTCCATCGGCTCGATGCTCGACGTCGACTGGGGCGACATGATCGAGTACCTGGGCGACGACCCGAAGACCGAGAGCATCGTGCTCTACATGGAGTCCATCGGCAACGCGCGGTCGTTCCTCTCGGCGGCGCGGGACGTGGCCCAGAGCAAGCCCATCATCGTCATCAAGGCGGGGCGCACCGACGCGGCGGCGGAGGCGGCGGCCTCCCACACCGGCACCCTCACCGGCAGCGACGCCGTGCTGAACGCGGCCTTCCGCCGCAGTGGCGTGCTGCGGGTCGACGACATCAACGACCTCTTCTACATGGCCGAGGTGCTCAGCAAGCAGCCCCGCCCGGAGGGGCGCAACCTCACCATCCTTACCAACGCGGGCGGGCCCGGCGTGCTGGCCACCGACGCCCTGATTGGGGGCGGCGGTGAGCTGACGCCGATCTCCGAAGACGCGACGGACGCGTTCGACGACATTCTGCCGGGGGCGTGGAGCCACGGCAACCCCGTCGACATTCTGGGGGACGCCGACCCGGAGCGCTACGCGGAGTCCCTGGAGGTGGCGGCCAACGACGAAAACAGCGACGGGCTGCTGGTCGTCCTGACGCCCCAGGCCATGACCGAGCCCACGAAGACGGCCGAGCACCTGCGGCCCTACGCCCGCGACAACGACAAGCCCATCCTGGCCAGCTGGATGGGGGGCGACGCGGTGGCCTCTGGCGAGAACATCCTCAACGAGTCCGGCCTGCCCACCTTCGCGTACCCGGACACCGCGGCGCGCGTGTTCAACCACATGTGGCGCTACAGCTACAACCTGCGTGCCCTCTACGAGACGCCGAGCCTGCCGGAGGACGAGCCGGGCCTCCCCGACCGCGAGGCGGCCGCCGGCATCGTGCAGGACACCCACGAGTCCGGTCGCGTGCTGATGACCGAGCACGCGTCCAAGGAGCTACTCGCGGCCTACGGCATCCCCACCGTCGACTCGCCGGTGGCGGAGACCCCCGAGGAGGCGGTCGCGGCGGCGCAGGAGATTGGGTATCCGGTGGTGGTGAAGCTCCACTCCACCTCCATCACGCACAAATCGGACGTGGGCGGCGTGCACCTGGGCCTCACGAGCGACGCGGACGTTGAGGCCGCCTTCGCCCAGGTCGAAAACAACGTGGCGGAGGGCTTCGACGGGGTGACGGTGCAGCCCATGATCGACCGGAGCGACGGGTACGAGCTCATCATTGGCAGCAGTATGGACGAGCAGTTCGGGCCGGTGCTGCTCTTCGGCTCCGGGGGGCAGCTAGTGGAGGTCTATCAGGACCGTGCCCTCGGCCTGCCGCCGCTCAACCGCACCCTGGCCCGTCGCATGATGGAGCAGACCCAGATCTACGAGGCGCTGCAGGGGGTGCGGGGCCGTGAGCCGGTGGACCTCGACGCGCTGGAGACCTTGCTCGTGCGGTTCAGCCAGCTGGTGGTGGAGCAACCGCGCGTGAAGGAAATCGACGTGAACCCGCTGTTGGCCCGGCCGGGCGACGACGGGCTGCTCGCCCTTGATGCCCGGGTGGTGCTGCACCCCTACACGAAAGACGACGACGAGCTGCCGACGCCCGCGATCCGGCCCTACCCGCGGCAGTACGTCGGCACGCACGCGATGGCCGACAGTGAGGAGGTGACCATTCGTCCCATCCGGCCCGAAGACGAGCCCAAGCTGGTGACCTTCCACGAGCGCCTGTCCGAGCGGAGCGTGTACCTGCGGTACGCCAACCTGATGAAGCTGGAGCAGCGGGTGGCCCACGACCGGCTCGCCCGCATCTGCTTCATCGATTACGACCGCGAGATGGCCCTGGTTGCCGAGCGGCCCACGGAGGACGGAGACGACCGAATCATCGGGGTGGGACGCCTCACCCAGCAGCCCGGGCGCAACGAGGCGGAGTTTGCGATGCTTGTGATTGACGAGTACCAGGGCGAGGGCATCGGCACCGAGCTGCTGCGCCGTCTCGTGGAGGTGGGCACGACGGAGGGCCTTGACCGCATCACGGCCGACATCCTGCAGCAGAACCACGCCATGCAGCGGGTCTGCGAGAAGCTCGGATTCGAGGTCGTGCGGGGCGACGGGCGAGAAATGGTACAGGCCGTAAAGACCCTTTGA
- the hisD gene encoding histidinol dehydrogenase, with protein sequence MIPLITPDDTARLDAIVSRGGTFSDEVDATVEDILARIRAEGDEALIELTETYDGVRPYPVQVPASVLDGAVDALDDDLQDVLEEAAANIRHFHDKQVDESWFTDDGDGVILGQRVVPMERAGLYVPGGTAFYPSSLLMNAIPAQVAGVDEIHLVSPPQDDGRPHPLVLATAALLGLEHIYAVGGAQAVGALAYGTASVPAVDTIVGPGNAYVAAAKKKVFGRVGIDSVAGPSEIGVLADATADPEFVAADLLSQAEHDERASAVLVTPHRPLAEAVQEHVEAMVPALPRADVIEQSLADYGACVVPDTMDAAIDLMNDLAVEHLELHVDDPWQTMTHIRHAGAIFLGAYSSEPVGDYFAGPNHVLPTGGTARHASALGVDDFVRTQSVLSYTKDRLDETGPKIATIAEAEDLQAHAEAIRTRLDRDGGSGSKKP encoded by the coding sequence ATGATTCCCCTGATCACGCCCGACGACACCGCCCGCCTCGACGCCATTGTGAGCCGGGGCGGCACCTTCAGCGACGAGGTGGACGCCACCGTCGAGGACATTCTGGCGCGGATTCGTGCGGAGGGCGACGAGGCCCTCATCGAGCTGACCGAGACGTACGACGGGGTGCGCCCCTACCCGGTCCAGGTGCCGGCCTCGGTGCTCGACGGCGCGGTCGACGCGCTCGACGACGATCTGCAGGACGTCCTTGAGGAGGCCGCGGCCAACATCCGCCACTTTCACGACAAGCAGGTGGACGAGTCCTGGTTCACCGACGATGGGGACGGGGTGATCTTGGGACAGCGCGTGGTGCCGATGGAGCGGGCCGGGCTGTACGTGCCGGGCGGCACGGCCTTCTACCCGTCGAGTCTGCTGATGAACGCAATTCCCGCACAGGTCGCGGGCGTCGACGAGATTCACCTCGTCTCCCCCCCGCAGGACGACGGGCGTCCGCACCCGCTCGTCCTCGCCACCGCCGCCCTCCTGGGCCTGGAGCACATCTACGCCGTCGGGGGCGCGCAGGCCGTCGGGGCGCTCGCCTACGGCACCGCGTCGGTGCCGGCGGTCGACACGATCGTGGGCCCGGGCAACGCGTACGTGGCCGCCGCGAAGAAGAAGGTGTTTGGGCGCGTGGGGATCGACTCGGTGGCCGGCCCCAGCGAGATCGGCGTGCTGGCCGACGCCACGGCCGACCCCGAGTTCGTGGCCGCCGACCTGCTCTCACAGGCCGAGCACGACGAGCGGGCCTCCGCGGTCCTCGTCACGCCCCACCGGCCCCTGGCCGAGGCCGTGCAGGAGCACGTGGAGGCGATGGTTCCGGCCCTCCCCCGTGCCGACGTGATCGAGCAGTCCCTCGCCGACTACGGGGCGTGCGTCGTGCCCGACACGATGGACGCGGCCATCGACCTCATGAACGACCTCGCCGTGGAGCACCTGGAGCTGCACGTGGACGACCCCTGGCAGACCATGACCCACATCCGCCACGCCGGGGCCATTTTTCTGGGCGCGTACTCGTCCGAGCCCGTGGGCGACTACTTTGCGGGCCCCAACCACGTGCTGCCCACCGGCGGCACGGCCCGCCACGCCTCCGCCCTTGGGGTCGACGACTTCGTGCGCACGCAGTCCGTCCTCTCCTACACGAAGGACCGGCTGGACGAGACCGGGCCGAAGATTGCCACCATCGCCGAGGCGGAAGACCTGCAGGCCCACGCCGAGGCGATCCGGACACGGCTGGATCGCGACGGCGGGTCGGGTTCGAAAAAGCCGTGA
- the rlmN gene encoding 23S rRNA (adenine(2503)-C(2))-methyltransferase RlmN: MPDVKTASHTVGTAEDRVDLKTMGRAGLKDFVAEHGAPRYRGDQLFNWVYGKGVSDFDRMSNLPKRMRRGLQRDATVEDIEIVEQQQAADRTVKALFELPSGREAETVLIPAIDERGEARRLTVCVSSEVGCAMGCEFCATGRMGFRENLTPGAIFDQVWHMNEVAQEHFGRPVTNIVFMGMGEPLLNYDAVLDSISILTDEDSLNLSAQKITVSTVGLARRIKDLADDQLRTNLAVSLHAPDNETRSRIMPVNEAEKTSLPALKEALQYYFDKTGRQITYEYCLFKGVNDSETDARNLADVTRWAPSKVNLLMYNPVEGLNFERTSEAQLDRFVQVLVQEGVTVTVRRSRGQDIDAACGQLANEGEDA; encoded by the coding sequence ATGCCTGATGTTAAAACTGCGTCTCACACCGTTGGCACCGCCGAGGACCGCGTGGACCTCAAGACCATGGGCCGTGCGGGCCTGAAGGACTTCGTGGCCGAGCACGGCGCGCCCCGCTACCGCGGCGACCAGCTGTTCAATTGGGTCTACGGGAAAGGGGTCTCCGACTTCGATCGGATGTCGAACCTCCCCAAGCGGATGCGCCGCGGCCTGCAGCGCGACGCGACGGTCGAGGACATCGAGATCGTGGAGCAGCAGCAGGCCGCCGACCGGACCGTGAAGGCACTCTTTGAACTGCCCTCGGGGCGGGAGGCCGAGACGGTGCTCATCCCCGCCATCGACGAGCGGGGGGAGGCGCGGCGCCTGACGGTGTGTGTGTCGAGCGAGGTCGGCTGCGCGATGGGGTGTGAGTTCTGCGCCACCGGCCGCATGGGCTTCCGCGAAAACCTCACGCCCGGGGCCATCTTCGACCAGGTGTGGCACATGAACGAGGTCGCCCAGGAGCACTTCGGGCGGCCCGTGACCAACATCGTGTTCATGGGAATGGGGGAGCCGCTCCTCAACTACGACGCGGTGCTCGACAGCATTTCCATTCTGACCGACGAGGACAGCCTCAACCTCTCGGCCCAGAAGATCACCGTCTCTACCGTCGGCCTCGCGCGGCGCATCAAGGACCTGGCCGACGACCAGCTGCGTACCAACCTGGCCGTCTCCCTGCACGCGCCGGACAACGAGACGCGCAGCCGCATCATGCCGGTGAACGAGGCGGAAAAGACGAGCCTCCCGGCGCTGAAAGAGGCGCTCCAGTACTACTTCGACAAGACCGGCCGCCAGATTACGTACGAGTACTGCCTCTTCAAGGGCGTGAACGACAGCGAGACGGACGCGCGGAACCTCGCCGACGTCACGCGCTGGGCCCCGAGCAAAGTGAATCTGCTCATGTACAACCCAGTCGAGGGCCTCAACTTCGAACGGACGTCGGAGGCCCAGCTCGACCGGTTCGTGCAGGTGCTCGTGCAGGAGGGCGTGACCGTGACGGTGCGGCGCAGCCGAGGGCAGGACATCGACGCGGCCTGCGGGCAGCTCGCCAACGAGGGGGAGGACGCGTAG
- the groL gene encoding chaperonin GroEL (60 kDa chaperone family; promotes refolding of misfolded polypeptides especially under stressful conditions; forms two stacked rings of heptamers to form a barrel-shaped 14mer; ends can be capped by GroES; misfolded proteins enter the barrel where they are refolded when GroES binds) codes for MAKQIKFDSDARSALQEGVDQMAKAVKVTLGPKGRNVVLEKSFGAPTITKDGVTVAKEIELEERLPNIGAQVLKEAASKTNDDAGDGTTTATVLAQSVINAGMKSVTSGANPMDVKRGITAAAEEVVTHLRNQSDPVEGKDRISQVATISANNDDAIGDLIADAFERVGQDGVITVEEARGIETYLDVVEGMQFDRGYLSPYFVTDSEEMEAVLEDAYILIYDDEVGNMQDLLPILEKVSQTSNPLLIIAEDVEGEALATLVVNKMRGTLKVSAVKAPGFGDRRQSMLEDIAVLTGGTVISEEKGYRLENATLDYLGQADRVTIDQDNTTIVGGEGSEEEIEARVNQIRQQIANSTSDYDQEKLQERLAKLAGGVAVLNVGAATEPEMKAQKALVEDALSATRAAVDEGVLPGGGVAYLRALESIEEVEVENEDQEIGVSIVREALEAPLRQIAENTGHEGSIVVQKVKDGEGDFGFNARTEEYGDLLDQGVLDPTKVTRSALENAASVGGMLLTTEAVIADLEDEDDDDGGGGGGGGMPAGGAGGMGGMGGMGGMGGMM; via the coding sequence ATGGCGAAGCAGATCAAATTTGACTCTGATGCACGAAGCGCCCTCCAGGAGGGCGTGGACCAGATGGCGAAGGCCGTCAAGGTCACGCTCGGCCCGAAGGGGCGGAACGTCGTGCTTGAGAAATCCTTTGGCGCCCCGACGATCACGAAGGACGGCGTCACAGTCGCAAAAGAAATTGAATTGGAGGAGCGCCTTCCCAACATCGGCGCCCAGGTGCTGAAGGAGGCCGCGTCGAAGACCAACGACGACGCCGGCGACGGCACGACGACGGCGACCGTGCTGGCCCAGTCCGTCATCAACGCTGGCATGAAGAGCGTCACGTCCGGCGCCAACCCGATGGACGTGAAGCGCGGCATCACCGCGGCGGCCGAGGAGGTCGTGACGCACCTTCGCAACCAGAGCGACCCGGTCGAGGGCAAGGACCGCATCTCGCAGGTCGCCACGATCTCGGCCAACAACGACGACGCGATTGGCGATCTCATCGCCGACGCGTTTGAGCGCGTCGGGCAGGACGGTGTGATCACCGTCGAGGAGGCCCGCGGCATCGAGACGTACCTCGACGTGGTCGAGGGCATGCAGTTCGACCGCGGCTACCTCTCCCCCTACTTCGTGACCGACTCCGAGGAGATGGAGGCGGTGCTCGAGGATGCCTACATTCTCATCTACGACGACGAGGTCGGCAACATGCAGGACCTGCTGCCGATCCTCGAGAAGGTCAGCCAGACCAGCAACCCGCTGCTGATCATCGCCGAGGACGTGGAGGGGGAGGCCCTCGCCACGCTCGTGGTGAACAAGATGCGCGGCACGCTGAAGGTCTCCGCCGTGAAGGCGCCTGGATTCGGCGACCGTCGCCAGTCGATGCTCGAGGACATCGCCGTCCTCACCGGCGGCACGGTCATCAGCGAGGAGAAGGGCTACCGCCTCGAGAACGCCACGCTCGACTACCTCGGGCAGGCCGACCGCGTCACCATCGACCAGGACAACACGACGATTGTTGGCGGCGAAGGCTCGGAGGAGGAGATCGAGGCCCGGGTCAACCAGATCCGGCAGCAGATCGCCAACTCCACCTCCGACTACGACCAGGAGAAGCTGCAGGAGCGTCTCGCGAAGCTTGCCGGCGGCGTGGCGGTGCTGAACGTGGGCGCCGCGACCGAGCCGGAGATGAAGGCCCAGAAGGCGCTGGTGGAGGATGCGCTCAGCGCGACCCGCGCGGCTGTCGACGAAGGCGTGCTTCCGGGCGGCGGCGTGGCCTACCTCCGCGCCCTTGAGTCCATCGAAGAGGTCGAGGTCGAGAACGAGGACCAGGAGATCGGCGTCTCGATCGTGCGGGAGGCCCTGGAGGCCCCGCTGCGCCAGATCGCCGAGAACACCGGCCATGAAGGCTCGATCGTCGTCCAGAAGGTGAAGGACGGCGAGGGCGACTTCGGCTTCAACGCCCGCACCGAGGAGTACGGAGATCTTCTCGATCAGGGCGTGCTCGACCCGACGAAGGTCACGCGCTCTGCGCTGGAGAACGCCGCGTCCGTGGGCGGCATGCTGCTGACCACCGAAGCTGTAATCGCCGACCTCGAAGATGAGGACGACGACGACGGCGGTGGCGGCGGTGGCGGCGGCATGCCTGCTGGCGGTGCCGGCGGCATGGGCGGCATGGGCGGCATGGGTGGCATGGGCGGCATGATGTAA
- a CDS encoding DUF2085 domain-containing protein, translated as MANARSTRLVWYGLLAATSGVLILAMLPPILPAPLQAVVREGFAPVCHQLPGRSPHFGGVPVALCDRCSGIYVGLVVGVLGTGWGTNLWVVLGAYGRYVLLGALVPLGLDWGGPLLQLWGNGPTSRILTGLLFGSVAASYVTARLLHRKARASGTGGPE; from the coding sequence ATGGCAAACGCACGCAGCACAAGACTCGTCTGGTACGGCCTCCTGGCGGCCACGAGCGGGGTGCTCATTCTAGCGATGCTGCCTCCCATCCTGCCGGCTCCGCTCCAGGCTGTGGTGCGGGAGGGCTTCGCGCCGGTGTGTCATCAGCTGCCGGGGCGCTCGCCCCACTTCGGGGGCGTCCCGGTGGCGCTTTGTGACCGGTGCAGCGGCATTTATGTTGGGCTCGTCGTGGGGGTGCTGGGGACGGGTTGGGGGACGAACCTGTGGGTTGTGCTTGGGGCGTACGGTCGGTACGTGCTCTTGGGGGCGCTCGTCCCGCTCGGGCTCGATTGGGGCGGGCCCCTGTTGCAGCTCTGGGGCAACGGGCCTACGAGCCGCATCCTGACCGGGCTCCTCTTTGGAAGTGTGGCGGCCAGTTACGTCACGGCCCGACTGCTCCACCGGAAGGCACGGGCCTCCGGCACGGGTGGTCCGGAATAG
- the groES gene encoding co-chaperone GroES, producing the protein MTSIKPLGDRVVVQPKPAEEKTESGLYIPDSAKEKPQEGTVVATGPGRVEDGTRIEMTVEEGDDVLYGKYAGTEVTLDGDEYLIMRESDIFGVVEG; encoded by the coding sequence ATGACGAGCATCAAACCTCTCGGCGACCGCGTCGTCGTCCAGCCGAAACCGGCCGAAGAGAAGACCGAAAGCGGTCTCTACATCCCGGATTCGGCGAAGGAGAAGCCCCAGGAGGGAACGGTCGTCGCGACCGGTCCGGGCCGCGTCGAAGACGGCACTCGGATCGAGATGACGGTGGAAGAGGGCGATGATGTCCTCTACGGCAAGTACGCCGGCACCGAAGTGACGCTCGACGGTGATGAGTACCTCATCATGCGCGAGAGCGACATCTTCGGCGTCGTTGAAGGATAA
- a CDS encoding helicase HerA domain-containing protein, whose translation MFEETGFRSDQLGVITHGSLNEGIEMKLDSAESVEDVVAGTFVVIQGEKHDFFCMITDIEIEAANEQILLNPPDPSDDLLREVMQGSGTYVTVQLKPMLMMPNADHPELTDEEPASVKTIPAHFSPVAPAEADDVARVFGDETWDDGRTYFHVGHPIGMEESPVCIDLAKFAERSNAIFGKTGTGKTFLTRLLLAGTIVTGRAVNLVFDMHSEYGYGSQAEGADGQAQFVKGLRDLFPSRVSLFSLDPSTTRQRGHTPDYEVHLHADQIQPADILPLRDTLNLNATAAESSYLLKNQYGDRWLTTLLEAQSGDDFERLADETGAHKNSIEALRRKLAPFQEYDFFTTQPSPDDYDVLDALLENLDSGKSVVLEFGQYDDLRVYLLVANALTRRIRRAYEAKTNRYRQTQNEGDKPQPLMITIEEAHKFLSPDIAHETPFGKIAREMRKFFVSLLVVDQRPSAIDEEVLSQIGTKMVAKLSDDKDIGAALVGTSDASSLREILASLDAKQQALLLGHAVPMPIVVKTRTYDQDFYDALRSHPATSSVDGEADPDAEMEDLFY comes from the coding sequence ATGTTTGAAGAGACGGGCTTTCGATCCGATCAGCTCGGCGTCATCACGCACGGGTCGCTGAATGAGGGCATCGAGATGAAGCTCGATTCGGCGGAGTCCGTGGAGGACGTGGTGGCCGGCACGTTCGTCGTGATTCAGGGGGAGAAGCACGACTTCTTCTGCATGATCACGGACATCGAGATCGAGGCGGCCAACGAGCAGATTCTGCTCAATCCGCCCGACCCGTCCGACGACCTGCTGCGCGAGGTGATGCAGGGGTCCGGCACCTACGTGACCGTCCAGCTGAAGCCGATGCTCATGATGCCGAACGCCGACCACCCGGAGCTGACGGACGAGGAGCCGGCGTCGGTGAAGACCATCCCCGCGCACTTCTCGCCGGTGGCGCCCGCGGAGGCCGACGACGTGGCCCGCGTCTTTGGCGACGAGACGTGGGACGACGGGCGGACGTACTTTCACGTGGGCCACCCCATCGGAATGGAGGAGAGCCCGGTGTGCATCGACCTCGCCAAGTTTGCCGAGCGCTCGAACGCCATCTTCGGCAAGACCGGCACCGGAAAGACCTTCCTCACACGGCTGCTGCTGGCGGGCACAATCGTGACGGGGCGGGCCGTCAACCTCGTGTTCGACATGCACTCGGAGTACGGCTACGGCAGTCAGGCGGAGGGGGCGGACGGGCAGGCGCAGTTCGTAAAGGGGCTGCGCGACCTGTTTCCGAGCAGGGTGAGCCTCTTCTCGCTCGACCCCTCCACCACCCGCCAGCGCGGGCACACGCCGGACTACGAGGTGCACCTGCACGCCGACCAGATTCAGCCGGCCGACATCCTACCGCTGCGCGACACGCTCAACCTCAACGCCACCGCCGCCGAGAGCAGCTACCTCCTCAAAAACCAGTACGGCGACCGGTGGCTCACGACCCTCCTGGAGGCGCAGAGCGGGGACGACTTCGAGCGGCTGGCCGACGAGACCGGCGCCCACAAGAACTCGATCGAGGCGCTGCGGCGCAAGCTGGCCCCGTTCCAGGAGTACGACTTCTTTACCACCCAGCCCTCGCCGGACGACTACGACGTCCTCGACGCCCTGCTCGAAAACTTGGACAGTGGCAAGTCGGTGGTGTTGGAGTTCGGGCAGTACGATGACCTGCGCGTCTACCTGCTGGTGGCCAACGCCCTCACGCGCCGCATTCGGCGGGCCTACGAGGCGAAGACGAACCGCTACCGCCAGACCCAGAACGAGGGGGACAAGCCGCAGCCCCTCATGATCACGATCGAGGAGGCGCACAAATTCCTGTCGCCGGACATTGCGCACGAGACGCCGTTCGGCAAGATTGCGCGCGAGATGCGGAAGTTCTTCGTGAGCCTGCTGGTGGTGGACCAGCGGCCGAGCGCGATCGACGAGGAGGTGCTCAGCCAGATCGGCACCAAGATGGTCGCCAAACTCAGCGACGACAAAGACATCGGCGCGGCCCTCGTGGGCACGAGCGACGCGTCGTCCCTCCGCGAAATTCTCGCCTCCCTCGACGCGAAACAGCAGGCCCTCCTGCTGGGGCACGCGGTGCCCATGCCGATCGTCGTCAAGACGCGAACCTACGACCAGGACTTCTACGACGCGCTCCGCAGCCACCCCGCGACGAGCAGTGTCGACGGGGAGGCCGACCCGGATGCAGAAATGGAAGACCTGTTTTACTAG